From the genome of Streptomyces sp. NBC_00659, one region includes:
- a CDS encoding ABC transporter permease: protein MTRKRVRGGGSTGRAVNAGLGAAGLAAFLALGEAVPRLGIVKERYFPPTSRIARALGDQFTEGTFWTDLGDTLTGWALGLAIAVGAGIVVGVVVSVVPYLRETTASTIEFLRPIPSVALIPLAVLLYGTELRSVLLLVVYASFWQVLVQVMYGVRDVDPVAEETARSYGLGTWARVRHVLWPTALPYVMTGVRLAAAVALILTVTAELVIGAPGLGARIAVAQTSQAVPEMYALIVVTGLLGLLINVGARSVERYALAWHQSVRGEVTV from the coding sequence GTGACACGGAAGCGAGTGCGCGGCGGCGGCTCCACCGGACGGGCCGTGAACGCCGGACTGGGCGCGGCCGGGCTCGCGGCCTTCCTCGCCCTCGGCGAGGCGGTGCCGCGGCTCGGCATCGTCAAGGAGCGGTACTTCCCGCCGACCAGCCGGATCGCGCGGGCCCTCGGTGACCAGTTCACCGAGGGCACCTTCTGGACGGACCTCGGCGACACGCTCACGGGCTGGGCGCTGGGCCTGGCGATCGCGGTCGGCGCGGGGATCGTGGTGGGGGTGGTCGTCTCGGTCGTGCCGTATCTGCGCGAGACGACCGCGTCGACGATCGAGTTCCTGCGCCCCATCCCCTCCGTGGCCCTGATCCCGCTCGCCGTGCTGCTCTACGGGACCGAGCTGAGGTCGGTGCTCCTGCTGGTCGTCTACGCGTCCTTCTGGCAGGTCCTCGTCCAGGTCATGTACGGCGTGCGGGACGTGGACCCGGTGGCGGAGGAGACGGCGCGGTCGTACGGGCTCGGAACCTGGGCCCGGGTCCGTCATGTGCTGTGGCCGACCGCGCTGCCGTACGTCATGACGGGGGTCCGGCTCGCCGCGGCCGTCGCGCTCATTCTCACGGTGACCGCCGAACTCGTCATCGGGGCCCCGGGGTTGGGTGCGCGCATCGCGGTCGCCCAGACCTCGCAGGCGGTGCCCGAGATGTACGCGCTGATCGTGGTCACGGGTCTGCTCGGGCTGCTCATCAACGTGGGTGCCCGGTCGGTGGAGCGGTACGCGCTGGCCTGGCACCAGTCGGTGCGCGGGGAGGTGACGGTGTGA
- a CDS encoding glycoside hydrolase family 13 protein — MGQPRPARNQSAWWRSAVIYQVYVRSFADGDGDGTGDLAGVRARLPYLAELGVDALWFNPWYLSPMADGGYDVADYRTIDPAFGTLAEAEKLIAEARELGIRTLVDIVPNHVSDQHPWFRAALAGGPERDLFHFRPGRGEHGELPPNDWPSQFAGSTEPVWTRLPDGDWYLHLFTPEQPDLNWAHPAVRREHEEILRFWFERGVAGVRIDSAALLAKDPDLPDFVEGRDPNPYVDRDELHDIYRSWRAVADTYDAVFVGEVWLPDSERFARYLRPDELHTAFNFSFLSCPWDAGRLRTSIDETLAEHAPVGAPATWVLCNHDVTRTVTRYGRTETGFDFTTKAFGTPTDLALGTRRARAAALLSLALPGSVYLYQGEELGLPEVELPLDSIQDPMHSRSGGTDPGRDGCRVPLPWTAGEPYAGFGGEPWLPQPADWPAYAADRQADDPGSMLSLYRAALRVRRGEPGFGDGEFGWLPAPEGVLAFTRADGLLCVVNLTDGPVGLPEHSRLLLHSDPLTADGLLPPDTAVWLRA; from the coding sequence GTGGGACAGCCCCGCCCTGCCCGAAATCAGTCCGCGTGGTGGCGTTCCGCCGTCATCTACCAGGTGTACGTCCGCAGCTTCGCGGACGGCGACGGCGACGGCACCGGTGACCTCGCGGGCGTCCGCGCCAGACTCCCGTACCTCGCCGAACTCGGCGTGGACGCCCTGTGGTTCAACCCCTGGTATCTCTCGCCCATGGCCGACGGCGGCTACGACGTGGCCGACTACCGCACGATCGACCCGGCCTTCGGGACCCTCGCCGAGGCCGAGAAACTCATCGCCGAGGCCCGCGAACTGGGCATCCGCACGCTCGTCGACATCGTGCCGAACCATGTCTCGGACCAGCACCCCTGGTTCCGGGCGGCGCTGGCGGGCGGTCCGGAGCGGGACCTCTTCCACTTCCGCCCCGGACGCGGCGAGCACGGTGAACTCCCGCCCAACGACTGGCCGTCCCAGTTCGCCGGCTCCACCGAACCGGTGTGGACCCGGCTGCCCGACGGCGACTGGTACCTCCACCTGTTCACCCCCGAGCAGCCCGACCTCAACTGGGCGCACCCGGCCGTCCGCCGGGAGCACGAGGAGATCCTGCGCTTCTGGTTCGAGCGGGGAGTGGCGGGCGTACGCATCGACTCGGCCGCCCTGCTGGCCAAGGACCCGGACCTGCCCGACTTCGTCGAGGGCCGCGACCCGAACCCGTACGTCGACCGCGACGAACTCCACGACATCTACCGCTCCTGGCGAGCGGTCGCCGACACCTACGACGCCGTCTTCGTCGGCGAGGTCTGGCTCCCCGACTCCGAGCGCTTCGCCCGCTATCTGCGCCCCGACGAACTGCACACCGCCTTCAACTTCTCCTTCCTGTCCTGCCCCTGGGACGCCGGACGGCTGCGCACCTCCATCGACGAGACCCTCGCCGAACACGCCCCCGTCGGAGCGCCGGCCACCTGGGTGCTGTGCAACCACGACGTGACCCGCACGGTCACCCGCTACGGCCGTACGGAGACCGGGTTCGACTTCACCACCAAGGCCTTCGGCACCCCCACCGACCTGGCTCTCGGCACCCGCCGGGCCCGCGCCGCGGCGCTGCTCTCGCTCGCCCTGCCCGGCTCCGTGTACCTCTACCAGGGCGAGGAACTCGGGCTGCCCGAGGTGGAGTTGCCGCTCGACAGCATCCAGGACCCGATGCATTCGCGCTCCGGGGGCACGGACCCGGGCCGCGACGGCTGCCGGGTCCCGCTGCCCTGGACGGCCGGGGAGCCGTACGCCGGGTTCGGCGGTGAGCCCTGGCTGCCGCAGCCCGCCGACTGGCCCGCGTACGCCGCCGACCGCCAGGCGGACGATCCCGGGTCCATGCTGAGCCTCTACCGTGCCGCGCTCCGCGTCCGCCGCGGCGAACCGGGCTTCGGCGACGGCGAGTTCGGCTGGCTGCCCGCACCGGAGGGCGTCCTCGCCTTCACCCGCGCGGACGGTCTGCTCTGCGTGGTCAATCTGACCGACGGCCCGGTCGGGCTCCCCGAGCACTCCCGGCTCCTGCTCCACAGCGACCCGTTGACGGCCGACGGGCTCCTTCCGCCGGACACGGCGGTCTGGCTGCGCGCCTGA
- a CDS encoding PDR/VanB family oxidoreductase — protein MTGLAGDSSYEVELVVVRRELVSDGVLALSLRHPLGAELPRWEPGAHIDVRLGPELERQYSLCGDPADRGTWRIAVLLEPDGRGGSAYVHGRLGEGDTVRVRGPRNHFALAPAPRYRFVAGGIGITPILPMLAAAEAAGAEWTLLYGGRTRGSMAFTEELGRYGDRVTLAPQDETGPLDLPSVLGGLPGDTLVYCCGPGPLLDAIEERCPDGLLHIERFRPKDRETGGETDGEGEFEVVLERSGRTVTVAPGVSVLDTVRAAGVEVLYSCTEGTCGTCETEVLEGTPDHRDSVLTDEEREAGGTMLICVSRCLGRRLVLDL, from the coding sequence GTGACCGGCCTTGCCGGGGACAGCTCGTACGAGGTCGAACTCGTCGTCGTACGGCGTGAGTTGGTCTCCGACGGTGTACTCGCCCTGAGCCTGCGGCATCCGCTCGGCGCCGAACTCCCGCGCTGGGAGCCCGGGGCCCATATCGATGTCCGGCTCGGGCCGGAACTCGAGCGGCAGTACTCCCTGTGCGGTGACCCGGCGGACCGCGGGACGTGGCGGATCGCGGTGCTGCTCGAACCGGACGGGCGCGGCGGATCGGCTTATGTGCACGGGCGGTTGGGCGAGGGCGACACGGTCCGTGTCCGGGGCCCGCGCAATCACTTCGCCCTCGCGCCCGCTCCGCGCTACCGCTTCGTGGCGGGCGGCATCGGCATCACCCCGATCCTGCCGATGCTCGCCGCGGCCGAGGCGGCGGGCGCCGAGTGGACCCTGCTGTACGGCGGACGGACCCGCGGCTCCATGGCGTTCACCGAGGAACTGGGGCGGTACGGGGACCGGGTCACCCTCGCTCCCCAGGACGAGACGGGACCGCTCGATCTGCCCTCCGTGCTCGGCGGGCTCCCCGGGGACACCCTCGTCTACTGCTGCGGTCCCGGGCCGCTGCTCGACGCGATCGAGGAGCGCTGTCCGGACGGCCTCCTGCACATCGAGCGCTTCCGGCCGAAGGACCGGGAGACGGGCGGGGAGACGGACGGGGAGGGGGAGTTCGAGGTCGTCCTGGAGCGGTCGGGCCGGACGGTCACCGTCGCTCCCGGTGTCTCCGTCCTCGACACCGTGCGCGCCGCCGGTGTCGAGGTGCTCTACTCCTGCACCGAGGGCACCTGCGGGACCTGCGAGACGGAGGTGCTCGAAGGGACCCCGGACCACCGGGACTCGGTGCTCACGGACGAGGAGCGGGAGGCGGGCGGAACCATGCTCATCTGTGTGTCCCGCTGCCTCGGGAGACGGCTCGTACTGGACCTGTGA
- a CDS encoding ABC transporter substrate-binding protein: MRRLLAGIAVGALLVTASACGSSDGGGASDKNSSSGGTTTVKLGIIPIVDVAPVYLGQKKGFYKKHGLTLSMTAAQGGAAIVPGVVSGQFQFGFSNVTSLMIAQSNSVPVKAIANGVASTGVAGADFGAITVKKGSAIASAKDLEGKKVAVNTLKNINETAVRESVRKAGGDPSEVKFVELAFDQMPAALDSGQIDAAMVVEPALATVKSQGATEIASALVDVAKDLTVAMYFTSNQYAAQHPDVVKKFQEATAESLAYADAHPDEVRQIVTTYTKIPAAVLAEVTLPKWPAEENRTSIEALEKLGKQDGLFKSAPDLDKLLP, translated from the coding sequence ATGCGTCGTCTGCTCGCCGGTATCGCGGTCGGAGCCTTGCTGGTCACCGCGTCGGCCTGCGGTTCGTCCGACGGCGGTGGCGCCTCGGACAAGAACTCTTCGTCCGGCGGCACCACCACCGTCAAGCTGGGGATCATCCCCATCGTCGATGTCGCCCCCGTCTATCTGGGCCAGAAGAAGGGCTTCTACAAGAAGCACGGACTGACCCTGTCGATGACGGCCGCCCAGGGCGGCGCGGCCATCGTCCCGGGGGTCGTCTCGGGCCAGTTCCAGTTCGGGTTCTCCAACGTGACCTCGCTGATGATCGCCCAGTCCAACAGCGTTCCCGTGAAGGCCATCGCGAACGGTGTCGCCTCGACGGGCGTGGCGGGCGCGGACTTCGGCGCCATCACGGTCAAGAAGGGCAGCGCCATCGCGTCGGCGAAGGATCTGGAGGGCAAGAAGGTCGCCGTCAACACGCTGAAGAACATCAACGAGACGGCCGTACGCGAGTCGGTGCGCAAGGCGGGCGGTGATCCCTCCGAGGTGAAGTTCGTCGAGCTCGCCTTCGACCAGATGCCCGCGGCCCTCGACAGCGGCCAGATCGACGCCGCGATGGTGGTCGAGCCCGCGCTCGCCACCGTCAAGAGCCAGGGCGCGACCGAGATCGCCTCGGCCCTGGTCGATGTGGCGAAGGACCTCACCGTCGCCATGTACTTCACCTCGAACCAATACGCGGCACAGCACCCCGACGTGGTCAAGAAGTTCCAGGAGGCCACCGCGGAGTCCCTCGCGTACGCCGACGCGCACCCGGACGAGGTCCGGCAGATCGTCACCACGTACACGAAGATCCCCGCGGCCGTGCTGGCCGAGGTGACCCTGCCCAAGTGGCCGGCGGAGGAGAACCGGACCTCGATCGAGGCGCTGGAGAAGCTCGGCAAACAGGACGGGCTCTTCAAGTCGGCGCCCGACCTGGACAAGCTGCTGCCGTGA
- a CDS encoding ABC transporter ATP-binding protein — MHASLVVSGLRKVYEGSGRRVEAVRDLTFTVDAGELVCLVGPSGCGKTTLLKCMGGLLTPTSGEVLLGGRRVSGPPPGMAFVFQEYGRSLFPWMRVGENVELPLRQKNLGRARRRELVADALESVGLADAAGAYPWQLSGGMQQRVAIARALAYEPEVLLMDEPFAAVDAQTRADLEDLVRRLWRQRGITILFVTHDIDEAVYLGERVLVLSASPTVVQEQLKVDLPEDRDQLRTRVSPRFAELRTHVYEQIQAAKRGGPVMKKDAPRDSPPPN, encoded by the coding sequence ATGCACGCGTCTTTGGTCGTATCCGGCCTGCGGAAGGTCTACGAGGGGTCGGGCCGCAGGGTGGAGGCGGTCCGCGATCTCACCTTCACGGTGGACGCGGGTGAACTCGTCTGCCTGGTCGGGCCGTCGGGCTGCGGCAAGACCACCCTGCTGAAGTGCATGGGCGGCCTGCTGACCCCGACGTCGGGCGAGGTGCTGCTCGGCGGCCGACGGGTGAGCGGCCCGCCGCCGGGCATGGCGTTCGTGTTCCAGGAGTACGGGCGCAGCCTGTTCCCCTGGATGAGGGTCGGCGAGAACGTCGAACTCCCGCTGCGGCAGAAGAACCTGGGCAGGGCGCGGCGCCGGGAACTGGTCGCCGACGCGCTGGAGTCCGTGGGCCTGGCCGATGCCGCGGGGGCCTATCCGTGGCAGCTGTCCGGGGGGATGCAGCAGCGGGTCGCCATCGCGCGGGCTCTGGCGTACGAGCCCGAAGTCCTGCTCATGGACGAGCCGTTCGCGGCGGTCGACGCGCAGACCCGCGCCGATCTGGAGGATCTGGTGCGCCGGCTGTGGCGGCAGCGCGGGATCACCATCCTGTTCGTGACCCACGACATCGACGAGGCCGTCTATCTGGGTGAGCGGGTCCTGGTCCTCTCGGCCTCCCCCACCGTCGTGCAGGAGCAGTTGAAGGTCGATCTTCCCGAGGACCGCGACCAGTTGCGTACACGGGTCTCCCCGCGCTTCGCCGAGTTGCGGACCCATGTGTACGAGCAGATCCAGGCGGCGAAGCGCGGGGGGCCGGTCATGAAGAAGGATGCGCCCAGGGACTCACCCCCTCCGAACTGA
- a CDS encoding ABC transporter permease — protein MPPEPPTRPNRWGALPLRVLFVVALPALLFALWWLASDGSTNVYWPPLRTILKTFPDVWTRDRLRADLVPSLLRLLAGYTAAAVVGVGVGTVIGSYRKVRAVCEPVLEFLRAVPPPVLVPVIMLFAGIGDTMKIVVIASGCVWPILLNTIEGVRAVDSVMSETARSYGITGPARIRSVVLPSASPQIFAGLRQALSIGIILMVISEMFAASNGLGFTIVQFQRGFAIPDMWTGILVLGLLGFLLSVVFQLVERRVLGWYHGLRDSSRRSP, from the coding sequence ATCCCGCCCGAACCTCCGACGAGGCCGAACCGGTGGGGAGCTCTCCCGCTGCGGGTGCTGTTCGTCGTGGCGCTCCCCGCGCTGCTGTTCGCCCTCTGGTGGCTCGCGTCGGACGGCAGCACCAATGTCTACTGGCCTCCGCTGCGCACGATCCTGAAGACGTTCCCCGACGTCTGGACGCGTGACCGGCTCCGCGCCGACCTGGTGCCCAGCCTGCTGCGGCTGCTGGCCGGCTACACGGCGGCGGCCGTGGTGGGAGTCGGTGTCGGCACGGTCATCGGCTCGTACCGGAAGGTGCGGGCGGTGTGCGAACCGGTGCTGGAGTTCCTGCGGGCGGTGCCTCCGCCCGTCCTCGTTCCGGTCATCATGCTGTTCGCGGGCATCGGGGACACGATGAAGATCGTCGTGATCGCCAGCGGCTGTGTGTGGCCGATCCTGCTCAACACGATCGAGGGGGTGCGCGCCGTCGACTCCGTGATGTCCGAGACGGCCCGCTCGTACGGCATCACGGGCCCGGCCCGGATACGGTCCGTCGTCCTGCCCTCCGCGAGCCCGCAGATCTTCGCGGGCCTGCGCCAGGCGCTGTCCATCGGCATCATCCTGATGGTCATCAGCGAGATGTTCGCGGCGAGCAACGGACTCGGCTTCACCATCGTGCAGTTCCAGCGCGGCTTCGCGATCCCCGACATGTGGACCGGGATCCTCGTCCTCGGCCTGCTCGGCTTTCTCCTCTCGGTCGTCTTCCAGTTGGTCGAGCGCCGGGTCCTCGGTTGGTACCACGGTCTGCGCGACTCCTCCAGGCGGTCCCCGTGA
- a CDS encoding IclR family transcriptional regulator domain-containing protein: MPAADRAPHFVRSFERGLAVIRVFGADRPELTLSEVARGCDLTRAAARRFLLTLVDLGYVHTDGRVFRLTPRVLELGYAYLSGFTLPEIAQSHLKQLAEQVGESSSLCVLDGDDIVYVARVPTRRIMTATITVGTRFPAHATSVGRVILAHLTDDEIDARLERADLCALTARTTVSPDLLRAELARVRRQGYAIVDQELEEGLRSVAAPVRDGGGAVVAAANIPVHASRNSLESVRRDLLPHLLDTVARIERDLAVTGPVRAVSRGSGTHR; this comes from the coding sequence ATGCCTGCAGCAGACCGAGCGCCCCATTTCGTCCGGTCCTTCGAACGCGGACTCGCCGTGATCCGCGTCTTCGGCGCCGACCGGCCCGAACTGACACTCAGTGAGGTCGCGCGCGGCTGCGACCTGACCCGCGCGGCGGCACGCCGCTTCCTGCTGACCCTGGTCGATCTCGGATACGTCCACACGGACGGCCGGGTCTTCCGGCTCACCCCGCGCGTGCTGGAACTCGGCTACGCCTATCTCTCCGGCTTCACGCTCCCGGAGATCGCCCAGTCCCATCTGAAGCAACTCGCCGAACAGGTGGGGGAGTCGAGCTCGCTCTGTGTCCTCGACGGCGACGACATCGTGTACGTGGCGCGGGTCCCGACCCGGCGGATCATGACGGCGACGATCACCGTCGGCACCCGCTTCCCGGCCCATGCCACCTCCGTGGGCCGGGTGATCCTCGCGCATCTCACGGACGACGAGATCGACGCCCGGCTGGAGCGGGCCGATCTGTGCGCCCTGACCGCGCGCACGACCGTCTCGCCGGACCTGCTGAGAGCCGAGCTGGCCCGGGTGCGGCGCCAGGGATACGCCATCGTCGACCAGGAGTTGGAGGAGGGACTCCGCTCGGTCGCCGCCCCGGTGCGGGACGGGGGCGGCGCCGTGGTGGCGGCCGCGAACATCCCCGTCCACGCCAGCCGCAACAGCCTCGAATCGGTCCGCCGCGACCTGCTTCCCCACCTGCTGGACACGGTCGCCCGGATCGAGCGGGATCTGGCGGTCACAGGTCCAGTACGAGCCGTCTCCCGAGGCAGCGGGACACACAGATGA
- a CDS encoding aromatic ring-hydroxylating dioxygenase subunit alpha, which produces MPHMTSFARNQWYVVAYTYEIGRELVGRTVLGEPLVLYRTEEDGAAVALSDRCVHRRFPLSESRLDGDRIVCGYHGFTYDTTGACVHVPGQKRIPRTARVASYPVVEQDLFVWVWIGDPALADPGSVPRAPHMDSPGWTTVSGMEPIDADYGLLVDNLLDLSHETYLHGGYIGTPEVAETPIATEVDEEAGIVRVSRRMADAECPPFYARSTGVEGRITRWQDIEYHAPCLYLLHSRIAPAGVLPEADGSDPNAFHTEITYAITPSGPGKVYDFWAVSRDFARSDDEVSTFMRDLNHTVVMQDVDALNLLQRTLASEPAGYQELSIGIDTGGLAARRILARLVEEGDKPVERVR; this is translated from the coding sequence ATGCCGCACATGACCTCCTTCGCCAGGAACCAGTGGTACGTCGTCGCCTACACCTACGAGATCGGACGCGAGCTCGTCGGACGGACCGTCCTCGGTGAGCCGCTGGTGCTCTACCGCACCGAGGAGGACGGGGCCGCCGTCGCGCTGTCCGACCGGTGTGTGCACCGGCGGTTCCCGCTCTCGGAGAGCCGGCTCGACGGTGACCGGATCGTGTGCGGCTACCACGGGTTCACCTACGACACGACCGGCGCGTGTGTGCACGTGCCGGGGCAGAAGCGGATACCGCGCACCGCCCGGGTCGCCTCCTACCCGGTCGTCGAGCAGGACCTGTTCGTCTGGGTCTGGATCGGCGACCCCGCGCTCGCCGACCCGGGATCGGTGCCGCGCGCGCCGCACATGGACTCGCCCGGCTGGACGACGGTCAGCGGCATGGAGCCCATCGACGCGGACTACGGACTCCTCGTCGACAACCTCCTCGACCTCTCGCACGAGACGTATCTGCACGGCGGCTACATCGGCACGCCCGAGGTCGCCGAGACGCCGATCGCCACCGAGGTGGACGAGGAGGCCGGGATCGTCCGCGTCTCCCGGCGCATGGCCGACGCCGAGTGTCCGCCCTTCTACGCGCGGTCGACCGGCGTCGAGGGGCGCATCACCCGCTGGCAGGACATCGAGTACCACGCGCCCTGCCTCTATCTGCTACACAGCAGGATCGCGCCGGCCGGTGTGCTGCCGGAGGCGGACGGCAGTGACCCGAACGCCTTCCACACCGAGATCACGTACGCCATCACGCCGTCCGGCCCGGGCAAGGTGTACGACTTCTGGGCGGTCTCGCGCGACTTCGCCCGGTCGGACGACGAAGTCAGCACCTTCATGCGGGACTTGAACCACACCGTCGTGATGCAGGACGTCGACGCGCTCAACCTCCTCCAGCGCACCCTCGCCTCGGAGCCCGCCGGTTACCAGGAGCTGAGCATCGGCATCGACACCGGCGGTCTCGCGGCCCGGCGCATCCTGGCCCGCCTGGTCGAGGAGGGCGACAAGCCGGTGGAGAGGGTGCGGTGA
- a CDS encoding alpha-amylase family glycosyl hydrolase produces the protein MYQSEELGLYEVEGLPDAALQDLTWERSGHTVRGRDGCRVPLPWTGDTPPFGFSTTVSATPWLPQPHDWKFYTAEANQADRTSMLRLYRSALRLHRTNPGLCGEDFRWLDSPAGTLLFERGNGLPCAVNLTDQPTPLPAATSPLIASGPLTKDGLLPLRRHGPAAPVLTNERDRASPRPTSRAPSRAHVRQGLSGVPPRRSDRPWPSCRSRCPSGAAARLGQFSVGAVSLASRTRQICRRRTGERLPGTPPVPPASGWPQPWPCRRRAEQNRSQRLRIHAGQKGISRHGPAWRQTHEQRIQSIQAKLTPRHPK, from the coding sequence ATCTACCAAAGCGAGGAACTCGGCCTGTACGAGGTCGAAGGCCTCCCCGACGCGGCGCTCCAGGACCTCACCTGGGAACGCTCCGGCCACACCGTCCGAGGCCGCGACGGCTGCCGCGTCCCCCTCCCCTGGACCGGCGACACCCCGCCCTTCGGCTTCAGCACGACCGTCTCCGCCACGCCCTGGCTCCCCCAGCCCCACGACTGGAAGTTCTACACCGCCGAGGCCAACCAGGCCGACCGCACCTCCATGCTCCGGCTCTACCGCTCCGCCCTACGCCTGCACCGCACCAACCCGGGCCTGTGCGGCGAGGACTTCCGCTGGCTCGACAGCCCGGCCGGCACGCTCCTCTTCGAACGCGGCAACGGCCTACCGTGCGCGGTCAACCTCACCGACCAGCCGACCCCGCTCCCCGCCGCCACCAGCCCCCTCATCGCCTCAGGACCGCTGACCAAGGACGGGCTGCTGCCCCTCCGACGCCACGGTCCTGCTGCACCGGTACTGACGAACGAACGAGACCGGGCATCGCCCCGGCCCACCTCCCGCGCGCCCAGTCGCGCCCATGTCCGCCAGGGCCTGTCCGGTGTTCCTCCCCGCCGATCGGACAGGCCCTGGCCCAGCTGCAGAAGCCGATGCCCTTCAGGGGCCGCTGCACGTTTGGGGCAGTTTTCTGTTGGGGCCGTTTCCTTGGCTTCCCGGACTCGCCAGATATGCAGACGACGCACTGGAGAGCGCCTTCCGGGCACTCCCCCAGTACCTCCGGCCTCAGGATGGCCTCAACCTTGGCCCTGCCGCAGGAGAGCCGAGCAGAACAGGTCTCAGCGGCTACGCATTCATGCGGGTCAGAAGGGCATCAGCCGACATGGACCAGCATGGCGCCAAACCCACGAGCAGCGGATTCAGTCCATTCAGGCAAAGTTGACGCCCCGACACCCGAAATGA